A region of Jonquetella anthropi DSM 22815 DNA encodes the following proteins:
- a CDS encoding glycosyltransferase family 2 protein: MTVKLSLFILAQNEERRLPRTLQAVAPLADEIVLIDSGSTDRTVEIAEQFGARVIYHPWKDVGDQVKFGQDQCSNDWLLRLDADEVLTPELQQEIRKIKEHPDCDGYKLRICDVFPGTRPNRWVKHYKLIRLYNRRKFTMAGRIGHDDVDPLVPDATSRVLHGLVAHYSQLSISHTVGKYNLATDRRVNECERKGVHYSPWRMVGALSGNFLRVYFLDRFFLLGWWGFIHSVRIGHMRFLKFAKWYERGHSAGWFDS, encoded by the coding sequence ATGACCGTTAAACTTTCTCTTTTTATTCTCGCGCAGAACGAAGAGCGGCGCTTGCCGAGAACCCTTCAGGCTGTAGCGCCTCTTGCCGATGAGATCGTTCTGATTGATTCGGGCAGCACTGATCGGACCGTCGAAATTGCAGAGCAGTTCGGCGCTCGGGTCATTTATCATCCGTGGAAAGACGTTGGAGATCAGGTGAAATTCGGCCAAGATCAGTGTTCTAACGATTGGTTGCTTCGCTTGGATGCCGATGAGGTGCTGACGCCGGAACTTCAGCAGGAGATCCGGAAGATCAAAGAACACCCGGACTGCGACGGGTACAAACTGCGGATCTGCGACGTGTTTCCCGGCACTCGGCCCAACCGCTGGGTTAAGCATTACAAGCTGATTCGTCTCTACAACCGGCGGAAATTCACCATGGCCGGGCGAATTGGGCACGACGACGTAGATCCTCTTGTTCCCGACGCGACGAGCCGAGTCCTGCACGGTTTGGTGGCTCACTATTCCCAGCTGTCCATTTCCCACACGGTGGGAAAGTACAATTTGGCGACCGACCGCCGGGTGAACGAATGCGAACGAAAGGGAGTTCATTACAGCCCGTGGCGTATGGTCGGCGCGCTGTCCGGCAATTTCCTTCGGGTTTACTTTTTGGATCGGTTTTTTCTCCTCGGCTGGTGGGGCTTTATCCACAGCGTTCGGATCGGCCACATGCGTTTCTTGAAGTTTGCCAAATGGTACGAAAGAGGCCACTCGGCTGGTTGGTTTGACAGCTGA